A single region of the Lotus japonicus ecotype B-129 chromosome 4, LjGifu_v1.2 genome encodes:
- the LOC130710145 gene encoding WUSCHEL-related homeobox 1-like isoform X1: protein MWMVGYNESGAEFNMADYPFNGRKLRPLMPRPVSTSPNNTNSTTNTSPCLRTIHHGNDFFSQYQNLASVTEQNKREFNTPPVVVSSRWNPTPEQLRALEELYRRGTRTPSAEQIQQITAQLRRFGKIEGKNVFYWFQNHKARERQKRRRQMESEAEGPPRDFESSHHDKKDLGASRTVFEVEQTKNNWPSSTNCTSTLAEESVSIQSAAAKAVVAAECSRTDGWLQFDEGELQQQRRNFMERNATWRMMQFPCPPQPPHFINTPPQYASTTSMATVTAARLMDQKLIKTHADLSFFISPHTRENNSIIHLSSFTTEDNVESQTLQLFPLRNGDGSSENSNQHHKETEISVSAMNAPSQFFEFLPLKKY from the exons ATGTGGATGGTGGGTTACAATGAAAGTGGTGCTGAATTCAACATGGCTGATTATCCATTCAATGGAAGAAAACTCAGGCCTCTCATGCCAAGGCCAGTGAGTACTTCTCCAAACAACACTAATTCAACTACAAACACCAGTCCTTGCTTAAGAACCATTCATCATGGAAATGATTTCTTTTCACAATATCAGAATCTGG CATCAGTGACAGAGCAGAACAAGAGAGAGTTCAACACTCCACCCGTTGTGGTGAGCTCAAGGTGGAATCCTACACCAGAACAGCTAAGGGCACTGGAAGAATTGTACAGAAGAGGAACAAGAACACCATCTGCAGAACAAATCCAGCAAATCACAGCACAGCTTAGAAGGTTTGGGAAAATTGAAGGGAAGAACGTTTTCTATTGGTTTCagaatcacaaagcaagagAAAGGCAGAAGCGCCGCCGTCAAATGGAATCAGAAGCTGAGGGTCCGCCCCGTGACTTTGAAAGTTCTCATCATGACAAGAAAGACTTAG GCGCAAGTAGGACAGTGTTTGAAGTTGAACAGACCAAGAACAACTGGCCATCCTCCACAAACTGCACTAGTACTCTTGCAGAG gAATCTGTTTCAATTCAAAGTGCAGCAGCAAAAGCAGTGGTTGCTGCAGAGTGCAGCAGAACAGATGGATGGCTCCAATTCGATGAAGGGGAATTACAGCAGCAAAGAAGAAACTTTATGGAAAGGAATGCCACGTGGCGCATGATGCAGTTTCCTTGTCCTCCTCAACCTCCCCACTTCATTAACACACCTCCTCAATATGCCTCTACAACTAGCATGGCCACAGTAACAGCAGCTAGACTCATGGACCAAAAACTCATTAAGACTCATGCAGATCTCAGCTTCTTCATTTCACCTCACACCAGAGAAAACAACAGCATTATCCACTTAAGCAGTTTCACCACTGAGGATAATGTTGAATCTCAAACCCTTCAACTTTTCCCCTTGCGGAATGGAGATGGTAGCAGTGAAAACAGCAATCAACATCACAAAGAGACAGAGATATCGGTTTCAGCAATGAATGCACCAAGCCAGTTTTTTGAGTTTCTACCATTGAAGAAGTACTG
- the LOC130713476 gene encoding uncharacterized protein LOC130713476 yields MTYHGSLEGWMILSFDHNKSKGSLSFSFFNPVTNHKVSVPSPFYFPSNSQIQAKDFFIGKMVASSTPNSSCYKSDCYLAGLLYDRCHIAFYRLFDVSNSWYVIESDSGVHFEDLEIMGSKLYVMTDESLNSILVYDLKNFIDGSAKPKVLTMLPQKPTQYLSRTIHNQSHISGLTYHFLAKHQSSEQLFLTFLICSAVYKHEHVNPSTNIVTKFVFTPEITAVQVFKLDMKKEPIAWIKCESLDDNVVFVSCDTSMVMSRASLNSPQESIRENSVYFALSFDCVTDPWEDTRLGIMNLTDSSIKYFSIEKSSHSAGTYASWFVPSI; encoded by the coding sequence ATGACTTATCATGGTTCACTTGAAGGGTGGATGATTTTGTCATTTGATCATAATAAATCAAAGGGTAGTTTATCCTTCTCATTCTTCAATCCAGTGACTAATCATAAAGTCTCTGTTCCATCACCCTTTTACTTCCCTTCCAACTCTCAAATTCAAGCTAAAGACTTTTTTATAGGGAAAATGGTGGCCTCTTCCACACCAAATTCAAGCTGTTATAAATCAGATTGCTATTTGGCTGGTCTCCTCTATGATCGTTGTCATATTGCATTTTATAGGCTCTTTGACGTTTCTAATTCTTGGTATGTGATTGAATCAGATTCCGGGGTCCATTTTGAGGACTTGgaaattatgggttccaagttGTATGTTATGACTGACGAATCCTTGAATTCCATATTAGTTTATGATCTGAAAAATTTCATTGATGGGTCGGCAAAGCCTAAAGTATTAACCATGCTTCCGCAAAAACCCACACAATATTTATCAAGAACAATTCATAATCAAAGTCATATTTCAGGACTTACCTACCACTTTCTAGCCAAACATCAATCTTCAGAGCAATTATTCCTCACTTTCCTGATCTGCAGTGCAGTTTATAAACATGAGCATGTTAACCCTTCTACGAACATTGTCACCAAATTTGTTTTCACACCTGAGATTACTGCTGTACAAGTGTTCAAGTTGGACATGAAGAAGGAACCTATTGCATGGATAAAGTGTGAAAGCTTGGATGATAACGTGGTTTTTGTTAGTTGTGACACGAGCATGGTAATGTCAAGAGCTTCCCTTAATAGCCCTCAAGAATCAATTAGAGAAAATAGTGTCTATTTTGCTCTTTCATTTGATTGTGTTACAGATCCATGGGAAGACACTCGTTTGGGGATCATGAACTTGACTGATAGTAGTATCAAATATTTTTCTATAGAGAAATCAAGTCACTCTGCAGGCACTTATGCTTCCTGGTTCGTACCAAGTATTTGA
- the LOC130710145 gene encoding WUSCHEL-related homeobox 1-like isoform X2 — protein sequence MWMVGYNESGAEFNMADYPFNGRKLRPLMPRPVSTSPNNTNSTTNTSPCLRTIHHGNDFFSQYQNLVTEQNKREFNTPPVVVSSRWNPTPEQLRALEELYRRGTRTPSAEQIQQITAQLRRFGKIEGKNVFYWFQNHKARERQKRRRQMESEAEGPPRDFESSHHDKKDLGASRTVFEVEQTKNNWPSSTNCTSTLAEESVSIQSAAAKAVVAAECSRTDGWLQFDEGELQQQRRNFMERNATWRMMQFPCPPQPPHFINTPPQYASTTSMATVTAARLMDQKLIKTHADLSFFISPHTRENNSIIHLSSFTTEDNVESQTLQLFPLRNGDGSSENSNQHHKETEISVSAMNAPSQFFEFLPLKKY from the exons ATGTGGATGGTGGGTTACAATGAAAGTGGTGCTGAATTCAACATGGCTGATTATCCATTCAATGGAAGAAAACTCAGGCCTCTCATGCCAAGGCCAGTGAGTACTTCTCCAAACAACACTAATTCAACTACAAACACCAGTCCTTGCTTAAGAACCATTCATCATGGAAATGATTTCTTTTCACAATATCAGAATCTGG TGACAGAGCAGAACAAGAGAGAGTTCAACACTCCACCCGTTGTGGTGAGCTCAAGGTGGAATCCTACACCAGAACAGCTAAGGGCACTGGAAGAATTGTACAGAAGAGGAACAAGAACACCATCTGCAGAACAAATCCAGCAAATCACAGCACAGCTTAGAAGGTTTGGGAAAATTGAAGGGAAGAACGTTTTCTATTGGTTTCagaatcacaaagcaagagAAAGGCAGAAGCGCCGCCGTCAAATGGAATCAGAAGCTGAGGGTCCGCCCCGTGACTTTGAAAGTTCTCATCATGACAAGAAAGACTTAG GCGCAAGTAGGACAGTGTTTGAAGTTGAACAGACCAAGAACAACTGGCCATCCTCCACAAACTGCACTAGTACTCTTGCAGAG gAATCTGTTTCAATTCAAAGTGCAGCAGCAAAAGCAGTGGTTGCTGCAGAGTGCAGCAGAACAGATGGATGGCTCCAATTCGATGAAGGGGAATTACAGCAGCAAAGAAGAAACTTTATGGAAAGGAATGCCACGTGGCGCATGATGCAGTTTCCTTGTCCTCCTCAACCTCCCCACTTCATTAACACACCTCCTCAATATGCCTCTACAACTAGCATGGCCACAGTAACAGCAGCTAGACTCATGGACCAAAAACTCATTAAGACTCATGCAGATCTCAGCTTCTTCATTTCACCTCACACCAGAGAAAACAACAGCATTATCCACTTAAGCAGTTTCACCACTGAGGATAATGTTGAATCTCAAACCCTTCAACTTTTCCCCTTGCGGAATGGAGATGGTAGCAGTGAAAACAGCAATCAACATCACAAAGAGACAGAGATATCGGTTTCAGCAATGAATGCACCAAGCCAGTTTTTTGAGTTTCTACCATTGAAGAAGTACTG